A region of Gadus morhua chromosome 18, gadMor3.0, whole genome shotgun sequence DNA encodes the following proteins:
- the LOC115531081 gene encoding rho-related GTP-binding protein RhoN has translation MEGKGVSRCKIVVVGDTQCGKTALLHVFAKDSYPENYVPTVFENYTASFEIDKQRIELNMWDTSGSTYYDNVRPLAYPDADAVLICFDISRPETLDSVLKKWQGETQEFCPSAKVVLVGCKLDMRTDLGVLRELSKLRLIPVTHEQGTSLARQIGAVAYAECTAKYSENSVRDVFHVTTLASVAHHLRPPLKRSGSRRGLKRVSQQPPRTELHERPPATGRKDRAKSCVIM, from the exons ATGGAGGGGAAGGGAGTGAGCCGGTGTAAGATTGTGGTCGTCGGCGATACGCAATGTGGAAAAACGGCGCTCCTTCACGTTTTTGCGAAAGACTCGTACCCAGAG AACTACGTGCCAACGGTGTTTGAGAACTACACGGCCAGCTTCGAGATCGACAAGCAGAGGATCGAGTTAAACATGTGGGACACCTCAG GTTCAACGTATTACGACAACGTGCGACCGCTGGCCTATCCCGATGCCGACGCTGTGCTGATCTGCTTCGACatcagccgtcccgagacactGGACAGCGTGCTCAAAAAG TGGCAGGGGGAGACCCAGGAGTTCTGCCCAAGTGccaaggtggtgttggtgggctgCAAGCTGGACATGAGGACCGACCTGGGCGTCCTGAGAGAGCTGTCCAAACTCAGACTCATCCCGGTCACCCACGAACAG GGCACCAGCCTGGCGCGGCAGATCGGCGCCGTGGCGTACGCCGAGTGCACCGCCAAGTACTCTGAGAACAGCGTGCGCGACGTCTTCCACGTCACCACCCTGGCCTCCGTGGCGCACCACCTCCGGCCCCCGCTGAAGCGCTCCGGCTCGCGGCGCGGCCTCAAGCGCGTCTCCCAGCAGCCGCCACGGACTGAGCTCCACGAGCGGCCGCCGGCGACCGGCCGCAAGGACCGCGCCAAGAGCTGCGTGATCATGTGA